Proteins co-encoded in one Streptomyces sp. JH34 genomic window:
- a CDS encoding cation:proton antiporter codes for MHDTTALLVELGSVILGLGIIGRFAGRIGLSPIPLYLLAGLAFGEGGLLPLGASEEFTAIGAEIGVILLLLLLGLEYSASELVTSLKTQYPSGAVDFVLNATPGAAAGLMLGWGPVGAVALAGVTWISSSGVIAKVMTDMGRLGNRETPVILGVLVIEDLAMAVYLPLLTAMLAGVGLAGGSIALLIALGTVGFVLYLALRHGRLISRAVSSDNPEMLLLVVLGLTVLVAGVAQQLQVSAAVGAFLVGIALSGEVAEGARKLLTPLRDLFAAVFFVFFGLSTDPAEIPPVLLPAALLAIVTVFTKIGTGWYASRRAGIGPRGRWRAGGTLVARGEFSIVIAGLAVATEPRIGPIATAYVLILVIVGPLTARWTEPVASKLQAVLAGKGKKPAVVDDRPMPSHDDLTPEHAGRDSD; via the coding sequence GTGCACGACACGACCGCACTGCTGGTGGAGCTGGGCTCCGTCATCCTGGGGCTCGGCATCATCGGCAGGTTCGCCGGGCGGATAGGCCTCTCGCCGATCCCCCTGTACCTGCTGGCCGGTCTCGCGTTCGGGGAGGGCGGTCTGCTGCCGCTCGGCGCCAGTGAGGAGTTCACCGCCATCGGGGCGGAGATCGGCGTCATCCTCCTGCTGCTCCTGCTCGGGCTGGAGTACAGCGCGTCCGAGCTCGTCACCAGTCTCAAGACGCAGTACCCGTCCGGGGCCGTCGACTTCGTACTCAACGCGACACCCGGCGCGGCCGCCGGCCTGATGCTCGGGTGGGGTCCCGTGGGGGCCGTCGCGCTCGCCGGGGTCACCTGGATCTCGTCCTCGGGCGTGATCGCCAAGGTGATGACCGACATGGGCAGACTCGGTAACCGCGAGACGCCCGTCATCCTCGGTGTCCTCGTCATCGAGGACCTGGCCATGGCCGTCTACCTGCCGCTGCTCACCGCGATGCTGGCCGGTGTCGGTCTGGCCGGCGGCAGCATCGCCCTGCTGATCGCGCTCGGCACCGTCGGTTTCGTGCTGTACCTGGCGCTGCGTCACGGCCGGCTCATCAGCCGCGCGGTGTCCTCCGACAACCCGGAGATGCTGCTGCTCGTCGTCCTCGGGCTCACCGTCCTGGTGGCCGGGGTGGCCCAGCAGCTGCAGGTGTCCGCCGCCGTCGGCGCCTTCCTCGTGGGCATCGCCCTCTCCGGCGAGGTCGCGGAGGGCGCGCGCAAGCTGCTGACGCCGCTGCGGGACCTGTTCGCCGCCGTGTTCTTCGTGTTCTTCGGGCTGTCCACGGACCCCGCCGAGATCCCGCCGGTCCTGCTCCCGGCGGCGCTGCTGGCGATCGTCACGGTCTTCACGAAGATCGGCACCGGCTGGTACGCCTCCCGGCGGGCCGGGATCGGGCCGCGGGGACGCTGGCGCGCGGGCGGCACGCTCGTCGCGCGCGGGGAGTTCTCCATCGTCATCGCCGGTCTGGCCGTGGCGACGGAACCCCGCATCGGTCCCATCGCGACCGCGTACGTGCTGATCCTGGTGATCGTCGGCCCCCTCACCGCCCGGTGGACGGAGCCGGTCGCCTCGAAGCTGCAGGCCGTACTGGCGGGCAAGGGGAAGAAGCCGGCCGTCGTGGACGACCGGCCGATGCCGTCGCACGACGACCTCACGCCGGAGCACGCCGGGCGCGACTCCGACTGA
- a CDS encoding TrkA C-terminal domain-containing protein produces the protein MGTHRTSLPGVGVQYDYTTESGQHISVVVHHDGRRFLGFYEKDDPDSCLLSVPLTTTEATGLAHLIDAAPIDAVRTEGIDLVTEHIPLGTRSPYGGRLLGDTRARTRTGASIVAVLRTHSAHPSPGPDFRLAIGDTLVVVGTREGVDTLSEIIAEG, from the coding sequence ATGGGAACCCACCGCACGTCGCTGCCAGGAGTCGGCGTCCAGTACGACTACACCACCGAATCCGGCCAGCACATCTCCGTGGTCGTGCATCACGACGGGCGGCGCTTCCTGGGGTTCTACGAGAAGGACGACCCAGATTCGTGCCTGCTCTCCGTGCCCCTGACGACCACCGAGGCCACCGGCCTTGCACACCTCATCGACGCCGCGCCCATCGACGCCGTACGGACCGAGGGGATCGATCTGGTCACCGAGCACATCCCGCTCGGAACCCGGTCCCCGTACGGCGGGCGGCTGCTCGGGGACACCCGGGCGAGGACGCGGACGGGCGCCTCGATCGTGGCGGTGCTGCGTACACACAGCGCGCACCCGTCGCCGGGTCCGGACTTCCGGCTGGCCATCGGGGACACGCTCGTCGTTGTAGGAACGCGTGAGGGCGTCGACACGCTCTCCGAGATCATTGCGGAGGGCTGA
- a CDS encoding ATP-binding protein, with amino-acid sequence MTHTKIPDTSTPSARTVVGDSTDSIHWARKAARTFTDRLSPAPDPALADTLVLVVSELATNALRHGGGRFTLRLSAGPGTVTAAVSDPSPAPPHARTPDLDGATGGFGWHMVRRLTQALTVTPGPGSGKTVCAHFAR; translated from the coding sequence ATGACGCACACGAAGATCCCCGACACCTCGACGCCCTCCGCACGGACCGTGGTGGGCGACAGCACGGACAGCATCCACTGGGCACGCAAGGCCGCCCGCACGTTCACCGACCGGCTCTCCCCCGCCCCGGACCCGGCCCTGGCCGACACCCTCGTCCTCGTGGTCTCCGAACTGGCCACGAACGCGCTGCGCCACGGCGGCGGCCGGTTCACCCTCCGGCTCTCAGCCGGGCCCGGCACCGTGACCGCGGCGGTCAGCGACCCCAGCCCGGCTCCCCCGCACGCGCGGACGCCGGACCTCGACGGCGCCACCGGCGGCTTCGGATGGCACATGGTCCGCCGTCTCACGCAGGCCCTCACCGTCACGCCCGGCCCGGGGTCCGGCAAGACGGTTTGCGCCCACTTCGCGCGATAA
- a CDS encoding flotillin family protein, whose protein sequence is MSPVVIAVIGIVVLLVLLALAVITRYKVAGPSQAFIITGRRGKKSTDPVTGRTSIDNSGQKVVVGGGVFVVPFVQQKFTLDLSSRHIPVAVRGAVTLRGVKSNLEGVAIVKVGGSEDAIRAAAQRFLQQQNGIVGFTQEVLSGALRAIVGRMSVEDIIRDRAAFAGQVAEEAEASLSGQGLILDAFQIQDITTEGSYLEDLGRPEAARAKQEADIAEAIARRASEQARLKAAEEIAIAERTFYLKQAEIKAETEAAAAKANAAGPLAEAARQQEVLAEQEKVAERQAALTDRELDTKVRKPADAARYRAEQEAEARRIAQVKEAEADAERSRLTGQGEKLHRSALADAVRIEGESEAAAIAAKGSAEAEAMQKKADAFKQYGDAAVLQMLVEVLPQVVAKASEPLSAIDKMTVISTDGAGQLTRTVADNVAQGLELLNSTTGVDLGALLKNLQTEAGGTAPAIPAPAADGEKIEIKD, encoded by the coding sequence ATGAGTCCAGTAGTGATCGCCGTCATCGGAATCGTCGTACTCCTCGTGCTCCTGGCACTCGCCGTGATCACGCGGTACAAGGTCGCGGGGCCCAGCCAGGCCTTCATCATCACGGGACGCCGAGGCAAGAAGTCCACCGACCCGGTGACCGGCCGCACCAGCATCGACAACAGCGGCCAGAAGGTCGTCGTCGGGGGCGGCGTCTTCGTCGTCCCGTTCGTCCAGCAGAAGTTCACCCTGGACCTCTCCAGCCGGCACATCCCCGTCGCCGTACGCGGCGCCGTCACCCTGCGCGGCGTGAAGTCCAACCTCGAGGGCGTCGCGATCGTCAAGGTCGGCGGCAGCGAGGACGCGATCCGCGCGGCGGCACAGCGTTTCCTGCAGCAGCAGAACGGCATCGTGGGCTTCACCCAGGAAGTGCTGTCCGGAGCGCTCCGCGCCATCGTCGGCCGTATGTCCGTAGAGGACATCATCCGTGACCGCGCCGCGTTCGCCGGACAGGTCGCCGAGGAGGCGGAGGCCAGCCTCTCCGGCCAGGGCCTGATCCTGGACGCCTTCCAGATCCAGGACATCACCACCGAGGGCTCGTACCTCGAGGACCTCGGCCGGCCCGAGGCCGCCCGCGCCAAGCAGGAGGCCGACATCGCCGAGGCGATCGCCCGGCGTGCCTCCGAGCAGGCCCGGCTGAAGGCGGCCGAGGAGATCGCGATCGCCGAGCGGACGTTCTACCTCAAGCAGGCCGAGATCAAGGCCGAGACCGAAGCCGCCGCCGCCAAGGCCAACGCGGCCGGCCCCCTCGCCGAGGCGGCCCGTCAGCAGGAAGTCCTCGCCGAGCAGGAGAAGGTCGCCGAGCGGCAGGCGGCCCTGACCGACCGCGAGCTCGACACCAAGGTCCGCAAGCCCGCGGACGCGGCCCGCTACCGGGCGGAGCAGGAGGCGGAGGCCCGTCGCATCGCCCAGGTCAAGGAGGCGGAGGCCGACGCGGAGCGCTCCCGGCTCACCGGCCAGGGCGAGAAGCTCCACCGCTCGGCCCTCGCCGACGCCGTGCGCATCGAGGGCGAGTCCGAGGCCGCCGCCATCGCCGCGAAGGGCTCCGCGGAGGCCGAGGCCATGCAGAAGAAGGCCGACGCGTTCAAGCAGTACGGCGACGCGGCCGTCCTGCAGATGCTGGTCGAGGTGCTCCCGCAGGTCGTCGCCAAGGCGTCGGAGCCGCTGAGCGCCATCGACAAGATGACGGTGATCTCGACGGACGGTGCCGGCCAGCTGACCCGCACGGTGGCCGACAACGTGGCCCAGGGCCTCGAACTCCTCAACTCCACCACGGGTGTCGACCTCGGCGCCCTGCTGAAGAACCTGCAGACCGAGGCGGGCGGCACCGCGCCGGCAATCCCCGCGCCTGCGGCCGACGGCGAGAAGATCGAGATCAAGGACTGA
- a CDS encoding peroxiredoxin, giving the protein MASGPRIGSPAPDFTLPGGVLTDDTFERRDHTLSAARGRAVVLAFYPGDNTAVCTKQLCSYSSGLETFEGLDAEVWGISPQDVDSHESFARGHGLRMPLLADTGRETARTYGVTAPGIGVRRSVFLIGPDGVLRWKHVALLGATFQSLDTLAEQLSGIRKP; this is encoded by the coding sequence ATGGCGTCAGGACCTCGAATCGGCAGCCCCGCACCGGACTTCACCCTTCCCGGAGGCGTACTCACCGACGACACCTTCGAGCGTCGCGACCACACGCTCTCCGCCGCGCGCGGCCGGGCCGTCGTCCTCGCCTTCTACCCCGGTGACAACACGGCGGTCTGCACCAAGCAGCTCTGCTCCTACTCCTCGGGCCTCGAGACCTTCGAGGGGCTCGACGCCGAGGTCTGGGGGATCAGTCCACAGGATGTGGACAGCCATGAGTCCTTCGCCCGCGGGCACGGGCTGCGCATGCCTCTGCTGGCCGACACGGGACGGGAGACGGCCCGGACCTACGGGGTCACGGCGCCCGGCATCGGGGTGCGCCGCTCCGTCTTCCTGATCGGGCCGGACGGTGTGCTGCGGTGGAAGCACGTCGCCCTGCTCGGCGCCACGTTCCAGTCGCTCGACACGCTCGCCGAGCAGCTCTCCGGCATCAGGAAGCCGTGA
- a CDS encoding alpha/beta hydrolase, translated as MAVRTPSAAVLILHGGYETGLEAPAPGALNLPGLRMLPVSRVVARAVRGDSGVRVQRVRYTHRGWNGSREDPLHDAVHALDALRREAGDIPVVLLGHSMGARAALHAAGHPLVRAVVGLAPWCPPGDPVTQLSGRDVVLLHSTRDRVTSPLASQSLTARARRAGARTCLVTIPGSDHAMIRRAPAWHHLAGLLVTGLLGMAPVPRRVEAAFGLPPGAAASEGTLSLDRLDAVGRRPRRCGAVRGGRG; from the coding sequence GTGGCCGTACGAACGCCGTCGGCAGCGGTGCTCATCCTCCACGGCGGCTACGAGACGGGCCTCGAGGCACCGGCACCCGGCGCCCTGAACCTGCCCGGTCTGCGCATGCTGCCGGTCTCGCGCGTCGTGGCCCGCGCGGTGCGCGGGGACTCCGGCGTACGCGTGCAGCGGGTCCGCTACACGCACCGCGGCTGGAACGGGTCCCGCGAGGACCCGCTGCACGACGCCGTACACGCGCTCGACGCGCTCCGGCGCGAGGCGGGAGACATCCCGGTGGTCCTCCTCGGCCACTCCATGGGCGCCCGCGCCGCCCTCCACGCCGCGGGGCATCCGCTGGTCCGCGCGGTGGTCGGACTCGCTCCGTGGTGTCCGCCTGGCGATCCGGTGACGCAGCTGTCGGGGCGCGACGTCGTCCTGCTGCACAGCACCCGGGACCGGGTGACGAGTCCCCTGGCGTCCCAGTCGCTCACGGCCCGGGCACGCCGCGCGGGTGCCCGCACCTGCCTGGTGACGATCCCGGGCAGTGACCACGCGATGATCCGCAGGGCTCCGGCCTGGCACCACCTGGCGGGGCTGCTGGTCACGGGGCTGCTGGGGATGGCACCGGTGCCCAGGCGGGTCGAGGCGGCGTTCGGGCTGCCGCCGGGCGCGGCGGCCTCCGAGGGCACGCTGTCCCTGGACAGACTCGACGCCGTCGGGCGGCGCCCGCGGAGATGCGGGGCGGTGCGCGGCGGCAGAGGATGA
- a CDS encoding SpoIIE family protein phosphatase, whose product MQAEEHADPSPVDVAVLDALVGGSPAGVAVFDEELRYVYVNPALERLNGVPAAAHLGRTVGEVLPDVDVRPDVLRRVLADGRPRDLTTSGRTWADSVVKRRCWRGACHRLQEAGRARGLILIAQEITATRDEREELLRARSYLRLLDNAAVSIGTTLDAETTCQELADFVVPVMADVAVVEMIPGTDGHPRREPPSGVLRLRRAGVASVPGLADPIAQFGGPGTDIDYQADAAVPRCLAADEPVIENLYGDEQLSRSAPTPERVGAYRAIGLHSAVAVPLTTRGRPLGVLSLLRAGASPPFTEGLDVVVARTLAGRTAVDVDHAHRYTHEHRIARELQRSLLSEPREPDPGIEIASIYLPAGEGALVGGDWFDAIPLRGGRHLKVMGDVMGHGVEAAVAMSNYRSMLRIMAEDDQPPHRVLERLDRAVEQSGLDRAATCLVAVVDRREGVCEVASAGHPPPVFIDPGASGARVAPLDAGPPLGTGFGGYRTTVVPCGPGTVLLMYTDGLVERRGEDIDVSIERLTQLTLPVGGGLDDLLGEVVDRFADTAEDDIAVLVSRSRRS is encoded by the coding sequence TTGCAGGCCGAAGAGCACGCCGACCCGTCGCCCGTCGACGTGGCGGTGCTGGACGCGCTCGTCGGCGGGAGCCCGGCAGGGGTGGCGGTGTTCGACGAGGAACTGCGCTACGTGTACGTGAACCCGGCACTCGAACGGCTCAACGGCGTGCCGGCCGCGGCGCATCTGGGCCGGACCGTCGGAGAGGTCCTGCCGGACGTCGACGTCCGGCCGGACGTCCTGCGCCGGGTGCTGGCCGACGGACGGCCCCGCGACCTCACCACCAGCGGGCGGACCTGGGCGGACTCCGTCGTGAAGCGGCGCTGCTGGCGCGGCGCCTGCCACCGCCTCCAGGAGGCCGGGCGGGCACGTGGGCTGATCCTGATCGCCCAGGAGATCACCGCCACCCGCGACGAGCGGGAGGAACTGCTGCGGGCCAGGAGCTACCTGAGGCTCCTCGACAACGCGGCCGTCAGCATCGGTACGACGCTCGACGCGGAGACCACCTGCCAGGAACTCGCGGATTTCGTGGTGCCCGTGATGGCCGACGTCGCCGTCGTGGAGATGATCCCCGGGACCGACGGGCACCCCCGGCGTGAACCGCCGTCCGGAGTGCTGCGGCTGCGGCGGGCCGGAGTGGCCTCCGTCCCCGGACTCGCCGACCCCATCGCCCAGTTCGGCGGACCCGGCACGGACATCGACTACCAGGCGGACGCGGCCGTGCCCCGCTGCCTGGCCGCCGACGAGCCGGTGATCGAGAACCTGTACGGGGACGAGCAGCTCAGCCGCTCCGCGCCCACCCCCGAACGGGTCGGCGCCTACCGCGCCATCGGCCTGCACTCGGCGGTCGCCGTACCGCTCACCACGCGGGGACGGCCGCTGGGTGTGCTCAGCCTGCTCCGGGCCGGCGCCTCTCCCCCCTTCACCGAGGGACTGGACGTCGTCGTTGCCAGGACGCTCGCGGGCCGCACCGCGGTGGACGTGGACCACGCCCACCGCTACACCCACGAGCACCGCATCGCCCGGGAGCTCCAGCGTTCCCTGCTCTCCGAGCCCCGGGAGCCGGACCCGGGCATCGAGATCGCGTCGATCTACCTGCCCGCGGGGGAGGGCGCGTTGGTGGGTGGCGACTGGTTCGACGCCATCCCGCTGCGGGGCGGGCGCCACCTGAAGGTGATGGGCGACGTGATGGGCCACGGGGTGGAGGCCGCGGTCGCCATGAGCAACTACCGCTCGATGCTGCGCATCATGGCCGAGGACGACCAGCCGCCGCACCGCGTTCTCGAACGGCTCGACAGGGCGGTGGAGCAGTCAGGCCTGGACCGGGCGGCGACCTGTCTAGTCGCGGTCGTCGACCGGCGGGAGGGGGTCTGCGAGGTGGCCAGCGCGGGCCACCCGCCCCCGGTGTTCATCGACCCGGGAGCGTCCGGGGCACGGGTGGCGCCGCTGGATGCGGGGCCCCCGCTGGGTACGGGCTTCGGCGGCTACCGGACGACCGTGGTGCCGTGCGGCCCGGGGACGGTGCTGCTCATGTACACCGACGGGCTGGTGGAACGCCGGGGCGAGGACATCGACGTCTCGATCGAGCGGCTCACACAGCTCACGCTGCCCGTCGGCGGCGGGCTCGACGACCTGCTGGGGGAGGTCGTGGACCGGTTCGCGGACACGGCCGAGGACGACATCGCGGTACTCGTCTCGCGGAGCCGGAGGAGCTGA